Below is a genomic region from Demequina sp..
GGCTTCGGTGGCGGCGTCGGCGTCCTTGCCCGTGATGCAGGCGAGGTAGACGCGCGACAGGGCGGTGGCGTCGGCCCCCTCACCCTTGCCGCGCCTGAGCCCGGCCTGGAGCGCGAGCTCCGAATCGACCCCGGTGCCGGTGAGCATCACGCGGCCCCTGCTGTCCACAGAGATGCACGCCGGCCGCACCCAGCCGTGGTGAACGCGAGCGGCGGCGGCGACGAGCAGGGCGCGCGCGGCCTCGCCGACCACGGCGCTCGCCTTCGCTTCATCGAGCCGACGCTTCGCGAGGATCGCATCCAGCGTCACCCCTTGCAGTGGCTCGGAGACGATGATGGTGGGCGCCCCAGCGGAGCCGCCCATGACGGCAACGACGCGCGCGAGCCGGGGGTCGCGCACGGACATGAAGCGCAGCGCCGCGCGACGCACGGCCGTGGGGGCCACGGACGTGACCTCGTCGATAAGAACTCGAGTGTTGAGCCGGGTGTCGACGCCGTTGTAACGGGTCACTCCGGGCAGGTCGTAGTCCGCTGCGTCGAGCGCCTCAAAGCGCCCGTCGAGCACCTCTCCGGTCAGCACGAATGTCCCCCACTCGAGATCGGGTCACGAGTTCCTATCGTACGTTGCGACGCAGTCGGCGAGTAACGGAACCGACCACCGCGTTGACCTCCTCGACGCGCAGCACCTTCATCACGGCGACGTACACGAGACCCATGATGAGGCCGATCGCCAGGCAGATCGCTCCGCCCTCGACCACCCTCGCAATGGTGTCGTTCGTGGACACGTCCGCGACGTCGGGGAGGACGAGGCGCAACGCGTAGCCCGCACCGGCGGCCACCACCGCGGCGACGGCGGCGAACCAGTGCACGCGGCCAACCCCACGCCCGCCGAGGCTCCCGAGCCGGCGCTTGAGGCCCCCGGATCGCAGTACGAGGCCAACGAGGTTCGACAGGCTCAGGCCCAGCGCCATGACGACCGTCCACCACTTCTCATCGAGAGTGAACTTGCCCAGGTACGCGACGCCGACGAGCGTGATCGTCATGGGGATGTGGATGAGGAAGATGCCCTTCGCGTCCTCGAGGACGAAGAGCGCCCGCTTCACGAGCACCATCGCGCCAAGGGGCACCATGCCGAGGGACAGCGCGATCAGCACCAGGGCTATCGAGTGGACCACGGGCACGGACAGCGTCGGGAACGCCGTGCGCGCGAGCATGGGGGCGAGGACGATCAGCGCGGCGGTCGCATAGAACGTGAAGGCGGCGGTGAGCCGCATGCCTCGCGCGACGTCCACGCGAGTGCCCTCGGCGTCGCCCCTGGTCCAGTTCTTCGCCATCGACGTGTTGAGTGCGGTGAGCAGCGAGACGGTGACGAGGGAGTGCGGCACCAGGTACAGCGTGAGGGCGAGGGTGTAGGCCGCGTTTCCAGGGATCGTGGGGTCCACGCCCTCCGGGTTGGCGGCCGACGCTACCCTCACCGCGAGCAGCAGGCCCACCTGTTCAATAATCACCGCGGCAAGCGCCCAGCCGGCCACCGTGCGAACCGTGGCGAGCTCCCCCTTGGGGCCGCGCAGCACGAAGGCGGGCCGATACCCGCCCTTGATGAGTGGCCACAGCAGGATTCCGGCCTGCGCCGCCATCGCGAGGGTGGCGGGCACCGCGAGCCACAGGATCCGCGCGGTGGACCACGTGCCGGGTCCGTCATTTTCCGGGGTGTACGAGCCGAAGACCACGAGGTACGCGGTGAGGCCCGCGATCCCGATCACATTGTTGAGCGCCGGCGCCCACATGTAGGGCCCGAACTGCTCGCGCGCGTTGAGCACCTCGCCGAGGATCGTGTACGCCGCGTAGAAGAACAGCTGCGGGATGACGAGGAAGGCGAACGCGGTCGCGAGGTCGCGCTGCGCGGCCGTCCACGTGCTGTCGGAGTACAGCCGCACCACGATGGGGGCGGCGATTGTGAACAGCGCCGTGACCCCGAGCGACAGCGCGAGGATGATCGTGACGATCCGGTCCACGGTGCGCTTGCCGTCCGGGCGGTGGAACGCCTTGACGATCTGCGGCACGAGCACCGCGTTGAACACGCCGGCGGCGAGCACCGCGTACAGCGCGTTGGGGATGCGGTTGGCAACGTCGTACGCGTTCGCGCCGAACGCGATGCCACCGACGGCGGCAGCGAGCAGGGCCGTGCGCACAAAGCCGAGCGCGCGCGAGACAAGGGTGCCCGACGCCATGATGGCCGTCGCGCGACCAAGAGAGGTGACGCGAACGCTTGGCCCGCCCTCCGCGTCGATGGCCTCGGACGCCTCCGGCACCTCAGGGATGCCTCGCGGCTCGTCAGCCATCGTCACCTCCGGCGTCAGTATCCCGCGGCTCATCGCCGGCGGGCGCCATGCGGGTGCTCCCGCGACCGCGCCTCACCGTACGGATCAGCCCGGCGATCAGCAGCAGCCCAAGGCCGATCGCGAAGACCACCGTGATCGCGTTGCCCCAATCCGCGCGCACCCGCACGCGCAGCGCCTGCGGCGCCGCCACCACGTCGCCGTCCCCGTTCTCGAGGGCCACCGTGGTGGTCACATTCGCGCTCTTCACGCCGCTGACCGGAATGTGCACGGTGAGGTCGCCGCCAGCAGGGATGGTCACCACCGGCTGGTCGTGGACGATGAGATTCGGGGAGCTCGAGCGCATCACGACCGTCACCGTCGCGTCGACGCCCAAGTCGTTGTGCAGGGTCACCGGCACGTTGCCCGACGCCGCGATGAGGTTGACATCCGAGCCGGCGGCCACGTGGAGCGAAGCGAGCAGCCCGCTCACCTGATCGCGCGACGCCTGGTAGGTGGCACCCCGGGCGGCGGGGTCCGCGCGCAGGTTCGACGCGAGTGGCTCCAGCAGCTTGCGGCCCCCTGGGAGGTAGATGCTCGACGGGTCCTCCGCGGTGGCGGAAAGCTGCTGGACGTCGGTGAGCTGGCGAGCGCTCGCGGCGATCAGGTCCGGGGCGAGGTCGTTGTCGGTTCCGGCGAGATCCGGGGCCGTCACCTGTGCCCTATGAGACCCGTCGATCACGGACCGCGCGGTGACCGGCTGCACCCACGGAGCGTCGAGCAGCGCCGTCACCGACGACGACGCGCCAAGCTCCGTCAGCTGCCACGCCGAGCCGGGGGCGACGACCACGGGAGTGGTGCCGTCGCCGTGAAGCGCAACGAGGGCCGCCTCCGCGACAAGGCGAGCCGGAGCGTCGGGCATGCCGGGGCGATAGGTGGCGAGCAGCCGCGAAAGCTTCAGGTTGGGGACCAGAACCGGGAGCGTGGCGCCGTCCGCCTGGACGTCCGCGACGGGGGCGGTCGCGCTGATGCGCGCACCGCCCGTGACGTCGAGCAGGCCGGCGACCGCGCCGTTGCTCGCGGCGAGCGCGATCGTGGGCGAATCGACGACGGGGATGGTCGCGAGCCACGGCAGGCCGCGCAGGGAGGGCTGCCCGTTGGTGGCGGCGTCGGTGATGGCGAAGTCGAGGAGGGTGCGGTCCTCCGAGTGCGCGATCGAGGTGAGGTCCGGGTTCTCCGAGGGCAGGCCAAAGAGCTCGTGGCTGGAGGCGAGCGCCTCCGCCTGCGCGGCGTCGGTCAGCGAGACGGGGTCGATGGCGAGCGTCGCGTCCGCGTCGCTCGCGGCCGCGACAACCTGCTGCACCCGCTCCTCGGAGCCCGACGCCGTGGCCACGAGGGCCAGGGGCAGGTTCGTGATTGGCGCGTCGTACCAGGTAACTGCTGCGGTCTGCTCGGTGACGGTGCCCATCGCGTCGGTGATGGCGATGACCACCCCGTACACGCCGGCGGAATCCGCGGGGAACCCAAGCGTGGTGGGGGTTGCCGCGAGCTCGACCTTGCCCATGCCTCCCGGCGGGAGAACGTTGGGGGCCGAGCCGACGGCGGAGGAGTTGACGATCGCGGTCGCGGCCGTGCGGGTGGTGAAGATCCCGGGGTTCGCGAGGAAGCTCTCGAGCGCCGCAGAGGTGGTGATGGGAGAGTCCGTGACCTTCAGCGCCACGTTGAGGCCGGCCTTGCCGAGCGCGGTCGGGTTCGAGACCGTCGCGGCCACCGCGAGGCTGCTTCCGGGGATGAGCACGGCCGGCCCGTACCCGGTGAGCGAGAGCGTGGCGGCTCCTGCGGCGTCGGCTGGTGCGGCTGGTGCGGTTAGCGCGGTTGGTGCGGGAGCGGCGGTCGCGGCGCCCGCGCCCGCGAGGCCCAGCAGCGCGACCGCAACAGCAGTGACGAGTCGGCGGATCACGTGTCGATCGACAGCAGCGCGGCCGCCGCCTGCGCCATCTTGCGCTCGTTCGGGAAGGCCAGCTCGCCCGCGAGGTGCGTCACCGCAATCCAGCGGGCCTCCTCCGCCTCCTGGTCGGGGTCCTGCGCGGTCGTGATGTCGCCCGACTTGGCCTCAAGGAGAAAGTGGTGCACAACCTTATGAACGCGCCGGTCGTCGCCCGTGAACCAATAGTCGATGGTGCCGAGTGGCTGGATGATCTCGGCCTCGATCCCCGTCTCCTCCGCAACCTCGCGGACCGCCGCCTGCTGCGGAGTCTCTCCCGCCTCGAGGTGACCCTTGGGAAGGCACCACTCGAGCCGGCCCGCGCGGTTGCGGCGGCCGATGCAGGCCGCATACGCGACGCCATCCTCGATGCGAATCGCGATCCCACCAGCGGAGATCTCGTTGCTCACGGGAAGCTGTGGTTGCCGCGCCGGCTCCGGCCGCTGCCCGCCGATCCCTGACAGCGGCGCGCTGCTCGGCGGCCGGGGCACGGGGGGCGTGGACATGGGGCCAGCCTAACGAGGGGCCCCGCTCACCTGGGTCACCGCCGCCCGTGGGATGCTTGTCGCCATGCCAAACCAGCCACCCGCACTGCCGAGCCTGGACGCCTTGCGCACGCGCAGCGTCGGGCTATGGACGGCGCTGCCCGACGATGTGGTGACCTTGGCGCGGCTGTTCGCCGACGCTGGGCATGAGTTCGCGCTCGTGGGTGGGCCGGTAAGGGACGCGTTTCTTGGGCGGTCCACGGCCGATCTGGACTTCACCACCTCGGCGCGCCCGGAGGAGACGGAGGCGCTGCTTGGCCAGTGGTCGCGCGCGACGTGGGACATGGGGCGCGAATTCGGAACCATTGGGGCGCGGCGCGGCGATGTGATCGTGGAGGTGACGACCTACCGCGCGGACGAGTACGACGGTGAGACGCGCAAGCCGGTCGTTGCCTTTGGTACCTCGCTGCATGACGACCTGGCCCGGCGGGATTTCACCGTCAACGCGATGGCCGTCCGCTTGCCGTCGCTGGAGTTCGTTGACCCCTTTGGCGGGCTCGAGGACCTCGCCGGCGGGCTGCTGCGGACGCCGATCTCGCCCGACATCTCCTTTGGCGATGACCCCTTGCGGATGATGCGCGCGGCGCGCTTCGTGTCGCAGTTGGGCTTCGAGGTGGAGCCCGCGACGTTCGCGGCGATGTCCGCGATGGCGTCGCGGCTGGCGATCGTGTCCGCGGAACGGTGCAGGGACGAGCTGGCGAAGCTACTGCTCGGGACCTGGGTGCGTGAGGGGCTGCGCGCGCTCGTGGACTCGGGGCTTGCTTCGGTCGTGCTGCCTGAGTTGCCGGCCCTGCAGCTTGAGGTGGACGAGCACCACCATCACAAGGACGTCTACGAGCACACGCTCACGGTGGTGGAGCAGGCGATCGCGCTCGAGACCGGGCCCGACGGGCCGGTGCCCGCGCCCGACCTGGTGCTGCGGCTCGCCTCGCTGCTCCACGACTGCGGCAAGCCGGCCACGCGGCGCCTGGAGCCGGGCGGGGGCGTGTCGTTTCACCACCACGAGGTCGTTGGCGCGAAGATCGCGGCGCGGAGGCTCAAGGCGCTGCGGTTCGAGAAGGACGTGGTGCGTGACGTCTCCACGCTCGTGGAGCTCCACCTGCGGTTCCACGGATACGTGGACGCTCGGTGGTCCGACTCCGCGGTGCGGCGCTATGTGACGGACGCGGGCCCGCTGCTCGAGCGGTTGCACCGGCTCACGCGCGCCGACGTGACGACGCGCAACCAGCGCAAGGCCGAGCGGTTGTCCTTTGCCTACGACGACCTCGAGGCCCGGATTGCGGAGCTGCGAGAGCGCGAGGAGATCGACGCGATCCGCCCGGACCTGGACGGCACGCAGATCATGGAGCTGTTGGGGATCGGGCCGGGACGCGAGGTGGGCGAGGCCTACCGGTTCCTGCTGGAACTGCGCATGGAACACGGCCCCCTGGGAGAAGAGCGCGCAAGCGCGGAGCTCAAGGAATGGTGGGCGAAGCGAGGCTGACGCCGCGCACCCGACCCCGCGCGCACCACTCCCCTTGGTTTAGGCAGACTGCGCATACCAAACGCACCACACTGCCCGCGTTTAGGCAATCCACGCATACTTTGAGCGATAGTCAATGGTCTCGAGCGCGATCTCCTGGCACCATTCCGGCTTCGCCAGCACGGTCTCGCGCGCGAATCGCACCGTCTGGACGCCGATCGTCGCCAACAGCGCATCCCGACGAATGTCGCGCTTGCGATCCTCCCGCTCGTCATGGGTCTCGTCGCCGTCGAATTCGAAGGCGGTCCTGGTCGCAAGGTGGAACGCGTCCACGCGGAAGCGCTCGCGGCCAACGCGCAGCTTGTGCTGCGGCACCATGTCTTCGAACTCCTTCCCGACGAACACGGTGGCCCACCCGCGCTCCTCGAGGTAGCTCTCGGCTCCGGCCTGGCTGGCTTTGAGCCGCGCGAGCAGCTCGCGCTTGACTGGGACTCGGGTCAGCACGCCCGCAAGGTCCGACGCTTCGCGGGCCGTGATGAGCCCCGTTCCTATGGCGCGGTACAGGAACGTCGCCCTCCGCCGCGGCGGCACTTGCCCGTAGCCCAAGACGAGCGCGAGTTCCGGAGATGTGAGTGGAGTTGCCGGGCTCCAAATGGTCGTGGGGAAGGGCATGGTGAGCGATCGCACGCGAATCCAGGGCGGCCCACTGCGGTGCCCACCGGCGGGCACCGCGACCTGGATCAGGTCGATGGGCACCGGCGCGTACCCATAGACGGCGAGTGCCGCGAGGCCCGTGAGCGCAGCACCGGGCCCAGCCCACTCCACTGCCGCGCGAGAGCGCATGAGCCAGGAGTCGGCGTGCATCGTCAGGCAGAACTGGTCCGGGACGAGTCGAGTCAGCGCGCCCGACTCAAGCGCGCGGGTGATGGTCTTGCGGCTCATGACCTCGCCCAATTGCTCGAAGGTCCGCGGCGCGACGTCACTCGCCATCTGGTGCGCCCAGGTGCTCAGATACATGAGGTCAGTGAAGCGTTGAGTGCCTCGGGCCGCTTCGGCCTCAGCGAATCTGTGGATAACTTCGGCGGCGCGATGCTCGCGGGCAAGGTATGCGTGAGCTGCCTAAACCGGGGCTCTATCTCGCATTTGGTATGCGCAGGCTGCCTAAACCGCGGGTGGAGGCGCCTGGGCCGGTAGGTGGCGGGGGGTTCGGCTGTAAATGAGCGCCACCAGGAGGTACGCCACCACCAGCCCGGCCATCACGGGCGCCGAGTACCCGGAGTCCGGAAGCGACCAGCCCGCAACCACGGCGGCCCCGATGAACGCCACGTTGTACAGCACGTCATAGAGCGTGAAGGCGCGCCCGCGCACGGAGTCGTCGGTGTCGCGCTGGATGATCGTGTCGATCGCGATCTTGGAGCCCTGCACCGCGAATGACACGACAACCGCCGCAGACAGCAGTGCCCACGTGGCCGTGGAGGCGGCAAGAAGTCCTTGGCCAACGGCACCGACGATCAGGCACCACACGATCCATCGGTGCCGGTCAATGCGCTCCCCGAAGATCGGCGTCACCACGGCGGCCACGCCAAATCCGACGGCCGCGAACCCCAGCACGATCGTGAAGTTCGCGAGCGCATCCGAACCGCCGGAGGACCCACCGAAGATGGACCGCGACATGAGGATCGCGGCCACGAACATCATCCCGTAGAGCAGGCGCTGGGCGGCCATGACTCCCAGGGCATGCAGCGGCGTGCGCCGAGCGGCGAGGTGCCGCACGCCGTCCATGAGCTCTGTCACGAGGGCGCGCGCCTGGGCAAAGAACTCGAGTTTCGCGAGCGGCACCACGGGCCCCAGGTCCGTACGACCAAGCCACGTGGTCAGCCACGACGACAGCCCAAACGCCACCGCAGCCCCAACCAGCGCCGCGAGCGCGATCGACGAGTCCGAAGAGGACGGCGCCACGAACGACATGATCGCCCCAAGCGCGCCGCCGAGCGCAGCGGACAGCGTCCCGAGCGTCGGGAGCACGGAGTTCGCGGCGAGCAGCTCGGAGGCCGGCACCACCTGGGGGATCCCGGCCGTGAGCGCCGCCAGCAGGAATCGGTTCACGGACAGGGCCAGCAGCGCGAGCGTGTACAGCGTCCACAGCGGCGCCCCGGCCGCGACACACGCGATGATCGCCCCCACGAGCACCAGGCGCACCAGGTTCCCCACGAGCACGATCCGCTGCCGCTGCCAGCGATCGGTCAGCGGCCCAACGAACGGCCCCACGATTGTGAACGGCGCAAGCAAGGTCGCGAACCCGATGGCGATCGACCGCCCGGACGTCGCGTGCGTCGGGTCAAAGAAGAAGGCCGTCGCGATGCCGACCTGGAACATCCCGTCGCCGCCTTGCGACATCAGCCGCGCGTACGTCAGCCGCCGAAACCCTCTCGCGCGCCACAACACCCGCAGGTCGGAAGCGAGGGACATAGGCCAAGACTAGGGGCGGTCGCGTAGCATCCCGGCCATGACCGTTGAAGGTTCCCCGGCCCGCGCCTCGCAGGCCGACGCCATCGTCGCCGCCACCCCTGCGAGCCGCGACCGCTTCGTCGACGCCGTCCGTGTGCTCGCCCTGGGTGGCGTCATCCTCGGCCACTACGTCATGGGCGTGGTGACGTGGGCGCCGGGTACGCCGGTGAGTTTCACCAACATTCTGGAGCTGGTGCCGTGGACCCGCTGGCTCACGCTCGTGTTCCAGGTCATGCCGCTGTTCTTTGCGGTGGGCGGGTTCGCGCATGCGGTCGGGTGGCGTTCAGTTGCCCGACGGGGTGGCGGCTACGCGGACTTCGTCGCCTCTCGCGTCGGTCGCCTCATTCGGCCCGCGCTGGTCTACGTAACGTTCTGGATGCTGGCCGGCCTCATCATCGCGGCGCTGTGGCGCGACCAGACGGCGCCGATCCTGCAGATCCTGGGCCAGTTGCTGTGGTTCATCGGCATCTACCTCATCGCGGCCGCGTTCGCGCCGGCCCTCCTCCGAGCGCACGAGCGATGGGGTGTCTGGGCGCTAGCGGCGCTCTTCGCGGCCGTGATCGCGGTGGACGTGATTCGCCTCGCGGGGGGCGTCGACGGGATCAAGTGGCTCAACTTCGCGTTCGTGTGGCTCGCGATCCACCAGCTTGGCTTCTTCTACGCGGACGGGTTGCACGAGCGCGTGGGCCCCCGCCGACTCGGCGCCGCGATGTTCGCCGCCGGCACCATCGCGTTCGTGCTACTCGTGACGCTGGGTCCCTACGGCATCTCGATGGTGAGCTACAGCGGCGAGGAGCTGTCCAACCTGACGCCTCCGACGGTCGCGCTGCTCGCTTTCGGCGTCGCGCAGGTAGGAATCGCGCTGCTCGTCCGCGACTGGGCCACCCGCAAGCTTCAGGCGCCGCGAACGTGGAAGGCGGTCGTCGTCGCGGGCTCCATGGCCATGACCGCGTTCCTGTGGCACTTCACCGCGCTCGTTGGCGTCAACGCCCTGTGGTGGTGGCTAGGCCCGGCGACCGCGCCAGCCGGAGGTACGGCCGCCTGGTGGTGGTCGAAGCTCCTGCTGCTGGTGCCGTACCTCGCGCTGGTGATGGGATTGGTGCTGGTATTCCGCCGCTTTGAGCGCATGAAGACGCCCCCGGTCGCGGGGCCGAAGCTTTGGCGGACGCTCGTGGCGGCCGTTGGCGTCGCCTGCGGCATCGTCGGCATGCTCGGCTTCGCGGTGATCGGGTTCCGCGGGATAACCGAACTCACGACCGTCGCGGTTGTGGGAGTGCCTCTGAGCTCCGTGACCTCGTTCGTGCTCGTGTGCGCCTCGGCGCTTCTGACCACGCTCGCCGTCCGCCGCGCTAGCGTTGCCTCATGACGTTCGGACAGTCGATCAAGACGGTATTCGCCAACCTCACCAACTTTCAGGGTCGCGCCCGCCGCAGCGAGTTCTGGTGGTTCTACCTCTTCATCTTCCTGGTCAGCCTCCCCCTGAGTTTTCTGGCGATGATCCCGATGTTCGGGGGCATCTCGGCGCTCGTGGCCGCCACGAACCCGGACGGCACCGTCGATGACGGCGCCTGGGGCGCCTACCTCGCCAGCCTCGCCGCCACGTTCGGCATCTCGCTCGTTCTTGGGCTCATCACCTTCCTGCTGACGCTCGCCGTGTGGGTTCGCCGCCTGCACGACGGTGGCTACAGCGGTCACCTGCTGTGGCTGAGTCTCATCGGGCTGAGCATCATCCCGCTCATCTTCGCGATTCTCGAGGGGAACAACGGCCCCAACAAGTACGGCCCGGACCCCAAGGCGGTCGAGGGTGGCGTGTGGCCGCACTTGCAGCAGACGAGCCCCAACTACGCGCAGCCACCCGCGGCGTACGGTCAGCCGCCCGCCGCTCCGGCTCCCCCCGCATACCAACCGCCACCACTCGATCCGGGACCCGACATGATTCCCCCGACCACAGCGTCGGGCAATACTGATGACCCGTTCGCGGCGCCGCCGCGCTGACCCGCCTCACGGACAACAAGGAGCACAGCATGCCCGGTGGTTACTTCTTCAAGGCACTCGGTCAGTGGACCGACTACTCCACTCGCGCGCGGCGCACGGAGTTCTGGCTCTACACGCTCGTCGCGTGGCTGATCGAGGTGTTCGCGCTGGCGATCACGGCGAT
It encodes:
- a CDS encoding DUF6049 family protein, with amino-acid sequence MIRRLVTAVAVALLGLAGAGAATAAPAPTALTAPAAPADAAGAATLSLTGYGPAVLIPGSSLAVAATVSNPTALGKAGLNVALKVTDSPITTSAALESFLANPGIFTTRTAATAIVNSSAVGSAPNVLPPGGMGKVELAATPTTLGFPADSAGVYGVVIAITDAMGTVTEQTAAVTWYDAPITNLPLALVATASGSEERVQQVVAAASDADATLAIDPVSLTDAAQAEALASSHELFGLPSENPDLTSIAHSEDRTLLDFAITDAATNGQPSLRGLPWLATIPVVDSPTIALAASNGAVAGLLDVTGGARISATAPVADVQADGATLPVLVPNLKLSRLLATYRPGMPDAPARLVAEAALVALHGDGTTPVVVAPGSAWQLTELGASSSVTALLDAPWVQPVTARSVIDGSHRAQVTAPDLAGTDNDLAPDLIAASARQLTDVQQLSATAEDPSSIYLPGGRKLLEPLASNLRADPAARGATYQASRDQVSGLLASLHVAAGSDVNLIAASGNVPVTLHNDLGVDATVTVVMRSSSPNLIVHDQPVVTIPAGGDLTVHIPVSGVKSANVTTTVALENGDGDVVAAPQALRVRVRADWGNAITVVFAIGLGLLLIAGLIRTVRRGRGSTRMAPAGDEPRDTDAGGDDG
- a CDS encoding acyltransferase, with amino-acid sequence MTVEGSPARASQADAIVAATPASRDRFVDAVRVLALGGVILGHYVMGVVTWAPGTPVSFTNILELVPWTRWLTLVFQVMPLFFAVGGFAHAVGWRSVARRGGGYADFVASRVGRLIRPALVYVTFWMLAGLIIAALWRDQTAPILQILGQLLWFIGIYLIAAAFAPALLRAHERWGVWALAALFAAVIAVDVIRLAGGVDGIKWLNFAFVWLAIHQLGFFYADGLHERVGPRRLGAAMFAAGTIAFVLLVTLGPYGISMVSYSGEELSNLTPPTVALLAFGVAQVGIALLVRDWATRKLQAPRTWKAVVVAGSMAMTAFLWHFTALVGVNALWWWLGPATAPAGGTAAWWWSKLLLLVPYLALVMGLVLVFRRFERMKTPPVAGPKLWRTLVAAVGVACGIVGMLGFAVIGFRGITELTTVAVVGVPLSSVTSFVLVCASALLTTLAVRRASVAS
- a CDS encoding endonuclease domain-containing protein, with translation MYLSTWAHQMASDVAPRTFEQLGEVMSRKTITRALESGALTRLVPDQFCLTMHADSWLMRSRAAVEWAGPGAALTGLAALAVYGYAPVPIDLIQVAVPAGGHRSGPPWIRVRSLTMPFPTTIWSPATPLTSPELALVLGYGQVPPRRRATFLYRAIGTGLITAREASDLAGVLTRVPVKRELLARLKASQAGAESYLEERGWATVFVGKEFEDMVPQHKLRVGRERFRVDAFHLATRTAFEFDGDETHDEREDRKRDIRRDALLATIGVQTVRFARETVLAKPEWCQEIALETIDYRSKYAWIA
- a CDS encoding CCA tRNA nucleotidyltransferase — its product is MPNQPPALPSLDALRTRSVGLWTALPDDVVTLARLFADAGHEFALVGGPVRDAFLGRSTADLDFTTSARPEETEALLGQWSRATWDMGREFGTIGARRGDVIVEVTTYRADEYDGETRKPVVAFGTSLHDDLARRDFTVNAMAVRLPSLEFVDPFGGLEDLAGGLLRTPISPDISFGDDPLRMMRAARFVSQLGFEVEPATFAAMSAMASRLAIVSAERCRDELAKLLLGTWVREGLRALVDSGLASVVLPELPALQLEVDEHHHHKDVYEHTLTVVEQAIALETGPDGPVPAPDLVLRLASLLHDCGKPATRRLEPGGGVSFHHHEVVGAKIAARRLKALRFEKDVVRDVSTLVELHLRFHGYVDARWSDSAVRRYVTDAGPLLERLHRLTRADVTTRNQRKAERLSFAYDDLEARIAELREREEIDAIRPDLDGTQIMELLGIGPGREVGEAYRFLLELRMEHGPLGEERASAELKEWWAKRG
- a CDS encoding NUDIX hydrolase; its protein translation is MSTPPVPRPPSSAPLSGIGGQRPEPARQPQLPVSNEISAGGIAIRIEDGVAYAACIGRRNRAGRLEWCLPKGHLEAGETPQQAAVREVAEETGIEAEIIQPLGTIDYWFTGDDRRVHKVVHHFLLEAKSGDITTAQDPDQEAEEARWIAVTHLAGELAFPNERKMAQAAAALLSIDT
- a CDS encoding murein biosynthesis protein MurJ; the protein is MADEPRGIPEVPEASEAIDAEGGPSVRVTSLGRATAIMASGTLVSRALGFVRTALLAAAVGGIAFGANAYDVANRIPNALYAVLAAGVFNAVLVPQIVKAFHRPDGKRTVDRIVTIILALSLGVTALFTIAAPIVVRLYSDSTWTAAQRDLATAFAFLVIPQLFFYAAYTILGEVLNAREQFGPYMWAPALNNVIGIAGLTAYLVVFGSYTPENDGPGTWSTARILWLAVPATLAMAAQAGILLWPLIKGGYRPAFVLRGPKGELATVRTVAGWALAAVIIEQVGLLLAVRVASAANPEGVDPTIPGNAAYTLALTLYLVPHSLVTVSLLTALNTSMAKNWTRGDAEGTRVDVARGMRLTAAFTFYATAALIVLAPMLARTAFPTLSVPVVHSIALVLIALSLGMVPLGAMVLVKRALFVLEDAKGIFLIHIPMTITLVGVAYLGKFTLDEKWWTVVMALGLSLSNLVGLVLRSGGLKRRLGSLGGRGVGRVHWFAAVAAVVAAGAGYALRLVLPDVADVSTNDTIARVVEGGAICLAIGLIMGLVYVAVMKVLRVEEVNAVVGSVTRRLRRNVR
- a CDS encoding DUF805 domain-containing protein produces the protein MTFGQSIKTVFANLTNFQGRARRSEFWWFYLFIFLVSLPLSFLAMIPMFGGISALVAATNPDGTVDDGAWGAYLASLAATFGISLVLGLITFLLTLAVWVRRLHDGGYSGHLLWLSLIGLSIIPLIFAILEGNNGPNKYGPDPKAVEGGVWPHLQQTSPNYAQPPAAYGQPPAAPAPPAYQPPPLDPGPDMIPPTTASGNTDDPFAAPPR
- a CDS encoding MFS transporter — its product is MSLASDLRVLWRARGFRRLTYARLMSQGGDGMFQVGIATAFFFDPTHATSGRSIAIGFATLLAPFTIVGPFVGPLTDRWQRQRIVLVGNLVRLVLVGAIIACVAAGAPLWTLYTLALLALSVNRFLLAALTAGIPQVVPASELLAANSVLPTLGTLSAALGGALGAIMSFVAPSSSDSSIALAALVGAAVAFGLSSWLTTWLGRTDLGPVVPLAKLEFFAQARALVTELMDGVRHLAARRTPLHALGVMAAQRLLYGMMFVAAILMSRSIFGGSSGGSDALANFTIVLGFAAVGFGVAAVVTPIFGERIDRHRWIVWCLIVGAVGQGLLAASTATWALLSAAVVVSFAVQGSKIAIDTIIQRDTDDSVRGRAFTLYDVLYNVAFIGAAVVAGWSLPDSGYSAPVMAGLVVAYLLVALIYSRTPRHLPAQAPPPAV